From the genome of Cyanobacteria bacterium GSL.Bin1:
TTTCCGGATAAGGTTCCCGCTTGATACATGGGACCTGCTGGTGCGACTACTTCCATAATCTCTTTGCGTCCACCGTAAGCACCAACGGGTAATCCGCCCCCGATAATTTTACCGAGAGTAGTGAGGTCAGGGGTAACGCCAAATTTTTCTTGTGCGCCACCATAACTGATCCGGAACCCGGTCATCACTTCATCAAATACCAGGAGTGCGCCGTTATCAGAGGTGAGTTCCCGTAACCCTTCTAGAAAGCCAGCATCAGGGGCAACAAAGCCAGAATTGCCAACAACCGGCTCTAAAATCACTCCCGCAATTTCTCCAGGGTTGTCCGCAAAGAGTTTTTTCACGGCTTCGAGGTCATTGTAGGGGGCGGCTAGGGTATTGCTAGTAGCCGCTTTCGGAACCCCAGGAGAATCGGGTAACCCCAAAGTCGCTACACCAGAACCGGCTTGAACCAAAAACATATCGCCGCTACCGTGATAGCACCCTTGGAATTTAATGACTTTATCCCGTCCGGTATAGGCTCGCATCAGGCGCAACGTTGCCATACAGGCTTCAGTTCCGGAGTTAACAAAACGCACCATTTCAATGCTCGGAACCGCGTTAATCACCATCTCAGCCAATACATTTTCTTGGACACAAGGTGCCCCAAAACTGGTTCCTTTATCGAGGGTTTCGTGGAGAGCTTTAATCACTTCTGGGTGAGCGTGACCGCAAATCGCCGGTCCCCAAGTGCCAACATAATCAATGTATTCGTTACCGTCCACATCCCAAGCCCGAGACCCTTTAACTTTATCGAAAACGATGGGTTGTCCGCCGACCGAACTAAAGGCCCGAACCGGCGAACTAACGCCACCGGGCATCAGTTGCTTAGCAGTGCTAAAGATTTCTTCTGATTGTGTCGTATTAAAAGCTGTTGTTGAGGTCAAGAGATTACTCCTTATCTTATAGCCGAATTTAATGATCACCCTCTCTTTTAGAGGGATGAAATTACTATTTTCTCCCACTTTGACAAAGTTAGTGGCAGATTAACCAAATTTGATCTTAATTAAGCAGCATCGGAGATGTCTCGAGAATAAAGAAAATTTAATCCTGAGGAATTGAATTTATTTTACAAAAGTTTACAAATTTAAAGTTATTGCTCTCTTATATGTCAAGAAATATTACAAAATGTCTCTTGTTTTTTGTCAAATTATGTCGAATTGAGGGGAATTCCTGTGCTGAGTGGCAATTTTTTGATACAAAACACAAGTGGGTACTGCAATTGGAAGGGCTAATCCCGAATTGCAAACCTTGAATTCAGTCCGAAGAAGTCATTGCTCATTGAAGGAGAAAGTGTGAATGTTCACTAACGTCAAGTCCACCATTCGCCACATTGAACCGGATACGATTGGGGATCGTTCTTTGGTTAA
Proteins encoded in this window:
- the hemL gene encoding glutamate-1-semialdehyde 2,1-aminomutase, with protein sequence MTSTTAFNTTQSEEIFSTAKQLMPGGVSSPVRAFSSVGGQPIVFDKVKGSRAWDVDGNEYIDYVGTWGPAICGHAHPEVIKALHETLDKGTSFGAPCVQENVLAEMVINAVPSIEMVRFVNSGTEACMATLRLMRAYTGRDKVIKFQGCYHGSGDMFLVQAGSGVATLGLPDSPGVPKAATSNTLAAPYNDLEAVKKLFADNPGEIAGVILEPVVGNSGFVAPDAGFLEGLRELTSDNGALLVFDEVMTGFRISYGGAQEKFGVTPDLTTLGKIIGGGLPVGAYGGRKEIMEVVAPAGPMYQAGTLSGNPLAMTAGIKTLELLQRPGVYEQLDQMTKKLTDGLKDIAKKQGHATHIGQISAMFGVFFTEREVHSFEDAKTSDLDKFSRYHRGMLERGIYLAPSQFEAGFTSLAHTDEDINQTLKAADEVMASL